One region of SAR324 cluster bacterium genomic DNA includes:
- a CDS encoding ABC transporter substrate-binding protein, producing the protein MSNYGISAKNGATLSIKHINAAGGVLGTKLEVVSQDDACDSAKATRVAEEMVAENVIAVIGHICNNFDRSSFAKLLKRKYSGYICCFEQSKPDE; encoded by the coding sequence ATGTCAAACTATGGTATTTCTGCAAAAAATGGAGCGACCTTATCGATAAAACATATCAACGCTGCTGGAGGAGTTCTTGGTACAAAGCTTGAGGTTGTTTCACAAGACGATGCCTGTGATTCAGCCAAGGCCACTCGAGTAGCTGAGGAAATGGTGGCAGAAAATGTGATTGCGGTAATTGGACACATCTGCAACAACTTCGACAGAAGCAGCTTTGCCAAGCTACTTAAGCGCAAATATTCCGGTTACATCTGCTGCTTCGAACAATCCAAACCTGACGAATGA